One part of the Clarias gariepinus isolate MV-2021 ecotype Netherlands chromosome 24, CGAR_prim_01v2, whole genome shotgun sequence genome encodes these proteins:
- the LOC128512625 gene encoding golgin subfamily A member 6-like protein 22 — MDDKHFFTVSKTKIRKLEVAETELKITKLELDSTSKSLQQKDQQLDFKRQIKNKDTELRNRDKIIKEKDAQLKDTNTTLEKTNKELEKRDRALYERDQELKLKDTQIQETQIQVEEKDNRLVEKEKELNEKDEELKVLKECLETNEKTLSERDTVLMETNNKLQHATEQVKEKISQLENMNKLLSEKETQLKNTDKEMETSKNKLVTLGQKLQDKKTQLEEMMIVLEQQKTELAEKNKQLEETERRLTERETQLMERDKQLQEKDRLLEEKTKQLQEQTDPESSAPIRRRNSKEALPPTMGGESSSPHSPVSVPVAELRLVLLGRTGSGKSAAGKTILSREERNQAVTFTATSISTQQSESTQGEVAGRKVTVVDTPDWFSPGLSLEKLRQDVGLCVHLCSPGPHAFLLVIPVKQPTAEERGMLEKMEEIFGERCWRNTMIIFSVTDELQKKNIEEFIQSGDQEVQRLVEKCENRFHCLNIKDSRDGSQVSDLLGTLEKIVEGSREKFYSSEIYLETESQIRVMETKILKEKEEKRMREEMEVKEKLDKEVQDSLRKIEGVIQEHEGDIRQLNNRTTELERKMKEERDEEKKRELERQLKLEVERRTKMEEKVKKLKEKRERERREMEERHQQEMEEIREVYEGEVRMETERNLMKIILPELQRNILASKTKMQEDLSRQMEEKNRELETLKQKHSDLTEVLRLREEVYQEIVMSLTYQNQQPV; from the exons ATGGATGACAAACATTTTTTCACTGTAAGTAAAACGAAGATCAGAAAACTGGAAGTAGCTGAAACTGAGCTAAAAATCACTAAGCTGGAACTGGACAGCACGTCTAAATCACTGCAGCAGAAAGACCAACAGCTGGATttcaaaagacaaataaagaataaagatacAGAACTGAGAAACAGAGACAAAATCATCAAGGAGAAAGACGCACAACTCAAAGATACAAATACAACACTAGAGAAGACGAATAAAGAGCTAGAGAAGAGAGACAGAGCTCTATATGAGAGAGATCAAGAACTAAAACTAaaagacacacagatacagGAGACACAAATACAAGTGGAGGAAAAGGACAACAGACTTgtggagaaggagaaagaattaAATGAGAAAGATGAAGAGCTGAAGGTTCTAAAAGAATGTTTAGAGACTAATGAGAAGACTCTTTCTGAGAGAGACACAGTGTTAATGGAAACTAATAATAAACTTCAACATGCTACTGAACAAGTTAAAGAGAAAATCTCACAACTGGAGAATATGAACAAACTGCTGAGTGAAAAAGAAACACAGCTGAAGAACACAGATAAAGAAATGGAAACCAGTAAAAACAAACTGGTTACACTGGGGCAGAAGCTGCAGGACAAGAAGACACAACTAGAGGAGATGATGATCGTACTGGAGCAACAGAAAACTGAGttggcagaaaaaaacaaacagcttgaagagacagagagacgtctaactgagagagagacacagctaatggagagagacaaacagcttCAGGAGAAAGACAGACTTCTAGAGGAGAAAACAAAGCAGCTGCAGGAACAGACAGATCCAGAATCATCAGCCCCCATcaggagaagaaacagcaaGGAAGCGTTACCTCCAACTA TGGGTGGAGAATCGTCTAGTCCACATTCTCCAGTGTCGGTTCCTGTAGCAGAACTGAGGCTGGTGCTGCTGGGGAGGACGGGGTCTGGGAAGAGTGCAGCAGGAAAAACCATCCTGAGCAGAGAGGAGAGAAACCAGGCTGTTACATTTACAGCTACATCTATATCCACCCAGCAGAGTGAGAGCACACAGGGGGAGGTGGCTGGGAGGAAGGTGACTGTGGTGGACACTCCTGACTGGTTCTCTCCTGGACTCTCTCTGGAGAAGCTGAGACAGGACGTGGGACTCTGTGTCCATCTGTGTTCTCCAGGACCCCACGCCTTCCTCCTGGTCATACCTGTAAAGCAGCCTACAGCAGAGGAGAGAGGGATGCTGGAGAAAATGGAAGAGATTTTTGGAGAGAGATGTTGGAGAAACACCATGATCATATTCAGTGTTACTGATGAACTTCAGAAGAAGAACATTGAGGAGTTTATCCAATCAGGAGACCAGGAGGTCCAAAGACTAGTGGAGAAATGTGAGAACAGGTTTCACTGTCTCAACATTAAGGACAGTAGAGATGGTTCTCAGGTCTCAGACCTGCTGGGGACACTAGAGAAGATTGTGGAAGGAAGCAGAGAGAAATTCTACAGCAGTGAGATCTACCTGGAGACAGAATCTCAGATAAGAGTGATGGAGACTAAGATTCTtaaggaaaaagaagagaaaaggatGAGAGAGGAAATGGAAGTGAAAGAAAAACTAGATAAAGAGGTGCAGGACTCTCTGAGAAAGATAGAGGGAGTGATCCAGGAGCATGAGGGAGACATCAGACAACTGAATAACCGAACAACTGAACTGGAGAGAAAgatgaaagaagagagagatgaagagaaaaagagagaacttGAGAGGCAGCTGAAACTAGAGGTAGAGCGAAGgacaaaaatggaagaaaaggtgaagaaactaaaagaaaagagagaaagggagaggagagagatggaggagagGCACCAACAAGAGATGGAGGAGATCAGGGAGGTGTATGAAGGAGAGGTTAGgatggagacagagagaaacctcATGAAGATCATCCTGCCTGAACTCCAGAGAAACATTTTGGCCTCAAAAACAAAGATGCAGGAAGATCTCAGCAGACAGATGGAGGAGAAGAACAGAGAGCTGGAGACTCTTAAACAGAAACATTCAGATCTCACAGAAGTTCTCAGACTGAGGGAAGAAGTTTATCAGGAAATAGTGATGAGTTTAACGTATCAAAACCAGCAGCCAGTTTAA